The Cronobacter sakazakii genome has a window encoding:
- a CDS encoding NAD(P)H-dependent oxidoreductase, which translates to MKKVLVLAGHRYPDDSRVNRAAIEALKALPQVTVHELMREYPDFNIDVKREQALLLAHDAVVMLFPFWWYSSPAILKEWQDQVLEHGFAYGTGGDRLHGKPFMLMVSTGGSAEAYSPQGYNRYPIDEFWLPFHAMANMTGMIWQPPALIQGTHVLSDASLDAGVAQWLSRVNALVR; encoded by the coding sequence ATGAAAAAAGTTCTGGTTCTGGCCGGGCACCGTTACCCGGATGATTCCCGCGTCAACCGCGCGGCTATCGAGGCGCTGAAAGCACTGCCGCAGGTGACGGTGCATGAGCTGATGCGTGAATACCCTGACTTTAACATCGACGTGAAGCGCGAGCAGGCGCTGCTGCTGGCGCATGATGCGGTGGTGATGCTGTTTCCGTTCTGGTGGTACAGCTCGCCCGCGATTTTAAAAGAGTGGCAGGATCAGGTGCTTGAGCACGGTTTTGCCTACGGCACCGGCGGCGATCGCCTGCACGGCAAACCGTTTATGCTGATGGTTTCGACCGGCGGCAGCGCAGAGGCTTATTCGCCGCAGGGCTATAACCGTTACCCGATAGACGAGTTCTGGCTGCCGTTTCACGCGATGGCCAACATGACCGGCATGATCTGGCAGCCGCCAGCGCTGATTCAGGGCACGCATGTGCTGAGCGACGCCAGTCTCGACGCCGGCGTCGCGCAGTGGCTGAGCCGGGTTAACGCGCTGGTGCGTTAA
- the treC gene encoding alpha,alpha-phosphotrehalase, giving the protein MNNTLPWWQNGVIYQIYPKSFQDTSGNGTGDLAGVTRRLDYLQQLGVDAIWLTPFYLSPQVDNGYDVANYTAIDPAYGTLEEFDALVADAHARGIRVILDMVFNHTSTQHAWFHDALTGESAHREFYIWRDGTPEEAPNNWRSKFGGSAWRWHAESGQYYLHLFAPEQADLNWENPQVRAEVKKVCEFWADRGVDGLRLDVINLISKDQDFPSDDRGDGRRFYTDGPRIHDYLQELSRDVFQPRGLMTVGEMSSTTLENCQRYAALEGHELSMTFNFHHLKVDYPDGQKWTLAAPDFVALKAIFNHWQQGMHGVAWNALFWCNHDQPRIVSRFGDEGALRVPAAKMLAMVLHGMQGTPYIYQGEELGMTNPHFTRIIDYRDVESHNMFAERRAQGQSPETLLAILASKSRDNSRTPMQWDDSDNGGFTTGTPWIGLCDNYREINAARALDDPDSVFYAYQKLIRLRKAHPIFTWGDYHDLLAEHPYLWCYRREWQGQTLVVMANLSREAHWCTPGEFSGAWQVLMSNYPDAAPRPGEMNLRPFEAVIWLQGDA; this is encoded by the coding sequence ATGAATAACACTCTGCCGTGGTGGCAAAACGGGGTGATTTACCAGATTTACCCGAAGAGTTTCCAGGATACGTCCGGCAACGGCACAGGCGATCTGGCGGGCGTCACCCGACGCCTCGATTATCTGCAACAACTTGGCGTGGACGCCATCTGGCTGACGCCCTTCTATCTCTCTCCGCAGGTCGATAACGGTTACGACGTGGCGAACTATACCGCCATTGATCCAGCCTATGGCACGCTGGAGGAGTTCGACGCGCTGGTGGCGGACGCCCATGCCCGCGGCATCCGTGTGATTCTGGACATGGTGTTTAACCACACCTCGACACAGCACGCCTGGTTTCATGACGCGCTGACCGGCGAGAGCGCGCACCGCGAATTTTACATCTGGCGCGACGGCACGCCGGAAGAAGCGCCCAACAACTGGCGTTCAAAATTCGGCGGCAGCGCCTGGCGCTGGCACGCCGAGAGCGGCCAGTACTATCTGCATCTCTTTGCGCCCGAACAGGCGGATCTCAACTGGGAAAACCCGCAGGTGCGCGCCGAGGTGAAAAAGGTCTGCGAATTCTGGGCCGATCGCGGCGTGGACGGCCTGCGTCTCGATGTGATCAACCTGATTTCAAAAGATCAGGATTTCCCGTCGGACGATCGCGGCGACGGGCGGCGTTTTTACACCGACGGACCGCGCATTCACGACTATTTACAGGAGCTGAGCCGCGACGTGTTTCAGCCGCGCGGGCTGATGACGGTGGGCGAAATGTCCTCCACGACGCTTGAGAACTGCCAGCGCTACGCCGCGCTGGAGGGCCACGAACTCTCGATGACGTTTAACTTCCATCACCTGAAAGTGGATTACCCGGACGGGCAGAAGTGGACGCTCGCCGCGCCCGATTTCGTGGCGCTGAAAGCGATTTTCAACCACTGGCAGCAGGGGATGCATGGCGTGGCCTGGAACGCGCTGTTCTGGTGTAACCACGATCAGCCGCGCATCGTCTCGCGCTTCGGCGACGAGGGCGCGCTGCGCGTACCGGCGGCGAAAATGCTCGCGATGGTGCTGCACGGCATGCAGGGCACGCCCTATATCTACCAGGGCGAAGAGCTGGGCATGACCAACCCGCACTTCACACGGATCATCGATTACCGCGACGTGGAAAGCCACAATATGTTTGCCGAGCGGCGCGCGCAGGGGCAAAGCCCGGAGACGCTGCTCGCGATCCTCGCCAGCAAATCGCGCGATAACAGCCGCACGCCGATGCAATGGGATGACAGCGATAACGGCGGCTTTACCACCGGCACGCCGTGGATAGGGCTTTGCGATAATTACCGCGAGATCAACGCCGCGCGCGCGCTCGACGATCCTGACTCCGTTTTTTACGCTTACCAGAAACTCATCAGGCTGCGTAAGGCGCACCCGATTTTCACCTGGGGCGACTATCACGACCTGCTGGCGGAGCATCCTTACCTGTGGTGCTATCGCCGTGAATGGCAAGGGCAGACGCTGGTGGTGATGGCGAATCTGTCGCGCGAAGCGCACTGGTGTACGCCGGGTGAGTTTAGCGGCGCGTGGCAGGTGCTGATGAGCAACTATCCCGATGCAGCACCCCGCCCCGGCGAAATGAACCTGCGCCCGTTCGAAGCCGTAATATGGCTTCAGGGGGACGCGTAA
- the treB gene encoding PTS trehalose transporter subunit IIBC: MSKVNQQDIDKLITLVGGRENIATVSHCITRLRFVLNQPSKADPKAIEELPMVKGCFTNAGQFQVVIGTNVGDYYQALIATSGHSAASKEQAKLAARQNMKWHERLISHFAEIFFPLLPALISGGLILGFRNVIGDVPMHDGKTLAQMFPSLKTIYDFLWLIGEAIFFYLPVGICWSAVRKMGGTPILGIVLGVTLVSPQLMNAYLLGQQTPEVWDFGLFTIAKVGYQAQVIPALLAGLALGMIEIRLKRLVPDYLYLVVVPVCSLLLAVFLAHAFIGPFGRLIGDGVAFGVRHLMTGSFAPIGAALFGFLYAPLVITGVHQTTLAVDMQMIQSMGGTPVWPLIALSNIAQGSAVVGIIMTSRKHNEREISVPAAISAYLGVTEPAMYGINMKYRFPMLCGMVGSSIAALLCGLSGVVANGIGVGGLPAILSIQPDYWQVYGMAMLVAIIVPFILTAFLYKRKSRQGTLLVV; the protein is encoded by the coding sequence ATGAGCAAAGTAAACCAACAGGATATCGATAAGCTGATAACCCTTGTGGGCGGCCGCGAGAATATCGCAACCGTTAGCCACTGCATTACCCGTCTGCGTTTTGTACTGAATCAGCCGTCTAAAGCCGATCCGAAAGCGATAGAAGAGCTGCCGATGGTGAAAGGCTGCTTTACCAACGCCGGACAGTTTCAGGTGGTGATTGGCACCAATGTCGGCGATTACTACCAGGCGCTGATCGCCACCAGCGGTCACAGTGCCGCCAGTAAAGAGCAGGCGAAACTCGCCGCGCGCCAGAACATGAAATGGCATGAGCGGCTTATCTCCCACTTCGCTGAAATTTTCTTCCCGCTGCTGCCCGCGCTGATTAGCGGCGGCCTGATCCTCGGCTTTCGCAACGTGATTGGCGATGTGCCAATGCACGACGGCAAAACGCTGGCGCAGATGTTCCCGTCGCTTAAAACCATCTACGACTTTTTATGGCTTATCGGCGAGGCCATCTTCTTCTATCTGCCGGTCGGGATCTGCTGGTCGGCGGTGCGCAAAATGGGCGGCACGCCGATCCTCGGGATCGTGCTTGGCGTGACGCTGGTTTCGCCGCAACTGATGAACGCCTATCTGCTCGGCCAGCAAACGCCGGAAGTATGGGATTTTGGGCTCTTTACCATCGCCAAAGTGGGCTATCAGGCGCAGGTGATCCCGGCGCTGCTGGCGGGTCTGGCGCTCGGCATGATTGAAATTCGCTTAAAACGCCTGGTGCCGGATTACCTCTATCTGGTAGTGGTGCCGGTCTGCTCGCTGCTGCTCGCGGTATTCCTGGCGCACGCGTTTATCGGCCCGTTCGGCCGCCTTATCGGCGACGGCGTGGCGTTCGGCGTGCGTCACCTGATGACCGGCAGCTTCGCGCCCATCGGTGCCGCGCTGTTTGGCTTTCTCTACGCGCCGCTGGTTATCACCGGCGTGCATCAGACCACGCTTGCGGTGGATATGCAGATGATCCAGAGCATGGGCGGCACGCCGGTGTGGCCGCTGATTGCGCTGTCGAACATTGCCCAGGGCTCGGCGGTGGTGGGTATCATCATGACCAGCCGCAAACATAACGAGCGCGAAATTTCCGTACCAGCGGCTATTTCGGCGTATCTCGGCGTGACCGAACCCGCCATGTACGGCATCAACATGAAATACCGCTTCCCGATGCTCTGCGGCATGGTGGGTTCCAGCATTGCAGCGCTGCTGTGCGGGCTGAGCGGCGTGGTGGCGAACGGCATCGGCGTCGGCGGCCTGCCCGCCATTCTCTCCATCCAGCCGGATTACTGGCAGGTGTACGGCATGGCGATGCTGGTGGCGATCATTGTTCCTTTCATCCTGACCGCCTTTCTCTACAAGCGAAAATCCCGCCAGGGAACGCTCTTAGTCGTCTAA
- the treR gene encoding trehalose operon repressor TreR has product MQHRLTIKDIARLSGVGKSTVSRVLNNESGVSERTREKVEAVMRQHGFSPSRSARAMRGQSDKVVAIIVTRLDSLSENLAVQTILPALYEQGYDPIMLESRFSPALVQEHLGVLSRRHIDGVILFGFSGINEVLTAAWQKSLVLMARDATGFASVCYDDDGAIRLLMQRLYDNGHRHISFLGVPHSDITTGKRRHEAYLSFCKQHGLTPRDTLPGLAMKQGYEHAADVLSEETTALVCATDTLAIGASKYLQQHRGVPVQLASVGNTPLLKFLHPEALAVDPGYGEAGRAVAKQLIDQITGRADPRQIVIPARLD; this is encoded by the coding sequence ATGCAACACCGCCTCACCATTAAAGACATTGCGCGCTTAAGCGGGGTGGGGAAATCCACCGTGTCGCGCGTGCTCAATAACGAGAGCGGCGTCAGCGAACGCACCCGCGAAAAGGTCGAGGCGGTGATGCGCCAGCACGGTTTCTCCCCTTCCCGCTCGGCGCGCGCGATGCGCGGACAGAGTGATAAAGTCGTCGCGATTATCGTCACCCGTCTGGATTCGCTCTCGGAAAACCTGGCGGTGCAGACCATTCTGCCCGCGCTGTATGAACAGGGTTACGATCCTATCATGCTGGAGAGCCGTTTTTCGCCCGCGCTGGTGCAGGAGCATCTGGGCGTGCTGAGCCGCCGCCATATCGATGGCGTGATTTTGTTTGGCTTTAGCGGCATTAACGAGGTGCTGACCGCCGCCTGGCAGAAATCGCTGGTGCTAATGGCGCGCGACGCGACGGGTTTTGCGTCGGTCTGTTATGACGATGACGGCGCGATACGCCTCTTAATGCAGCGCCTGTATGACAACGGCCACCGCCATATCAGCTTTCTCGGCGTGCCGCACAGCGATATCACGACCGGAAAACGCCGCCACGAGGCGTATCTCAGTTTCTGTAAACAGCACGGGCTGACGCCGCGCGACACGCTGCCGGGGCTTGCCATGAAGCAGGGTTATGAACACGCCGCCGACGTGCTGAGTGAAGAGACCACCGCGCTGGTCTGCGCGACCGATACCCTTGCCATCGGCGCCAGTAAATATCTTCAGCAGCACCGCGGCGTGCCAGTGCAGCTTGCGAGCGTCGGCAATACGCCGCTACTGAAATTCCTGCATCCGGAGGCTCTCGCGGTCGATCCGGGTTATGGTGAAGCCGGGCGCGCCGTGGCGAAACAGCTTATCGATCAGATAACCGGCCGCGCCGATCCGCGCCAGATAGTGATCCCCGCCCGTCTGGATTAA
- a CDS encoding TetR/AcrR family transcriptional regulator — protein MQTDADHPENRKPKRGIATRRRLLKHACAEFARLGYHSTKVSNIVKASGLSQPTFYLYFASKEAAYEELVSEFRLRLERLTETLLIRDRVEGEALVKSVQNSFLKLLNFLAEDKALTEIGFFQPPGCTQTKATLVNAIASNIAKEQSLGLFRDDIDALHMARCCVGMIDQMARVPADEATPEALALGCAQLLCEGIWLSRHHHAV, from the coding sequence TTGCAGACTGACGCTGACCACCCGGAAAACCGCAAACCGAAACGGGGCATCGCCACCCGCCGCCGGCTGTTGAAACACGCCTGCGCCGAGTTCGCGCGGCTTGGCTATCACAGCACCAAAGTCAGCAATATCGTAAAGGCGAGCGGCCTGAGCCAGCCGACGTTTTATCTCTATTTCGCCAGTAAAGAAGCCGCTTATGAAGAGCTGGTGAGCGAATTTCGCCTGCGCCTGGAACGGCTCACCGAAACGCTGCTGATCCGCGACCGCGTCGAAGGCGAAGCGCTGGTGAAAAGCGTGCAGAACAGCTTTCTCAAGCTGCTGAATTTCCTTGCCGAAGATAAAGCGCTGACCGAAATCGGCTTCTTTCAGCCGCCCGGCTGTACCCAGACCAAAGCAACGCTGGTCAACGCCATCGCCAGTAATATCGCCAAAGAGCAGTCGCTTGGCCTGTTTCGCGATGATATCGACGCGCTGCACATGGCGCGTTGCTGCGTGGGCATGATAGACCAGATGGCGCGGGTCCCGGCGGATGAGGCGACCCCGGAGGCGCTGGCGCTGGGCTGTGCGCAGCTCTTGTGCGAGGGCATCTGGTTAAGCCGCCATCATCACGCCGTCTGA
- the grxB gene encoding glutaredoxin 2, producing MKLHIYEHCPFCVRAQMIFGLKKLPVEVCVIMEGDADTPIRMVGRKVVPILEKDDGTYMPESMDIVRYVDGLAQPRVADAPVDEAIKQWCESVSTPLFNLAIPRFTEGDFAELATPQARRAYTAREEKAFGDLAALRAQTPALLAQVNSDLNALEPLVAGRQAIDTTDFILFPLLRSLTIVKGAAFGPQVSAYIERVSTQTGVALLSAQAK from the coding sequence ATGAAGCTGCATATCTACGAGCACTGCCCGTTCTGTGTCCGCGCCCAGATGATTTTCGGCCTGAAAAAGCTGCCGGTTGAGGTGTGCGTCATTATGGAAGGCGATGCCGACACGCCGATCCGCATGGTCGGGCGCAAGGTGGTGCCGATTCTCGAAAAAGACGACGGCACGTATATGCCGGAGAGCATGGATATCGTGCGCTACGTAGATGGGCTTGCGCAGCCGCGCGTGGCCGACGCGCCGGTGGATGAGGCCATTAAACAGTGGTGCGAGTCGGTATCGACCCCGCTGTTTAATCTGGCGATCCCGCGCTTTACCGAGGGCGATTTCGCCGAGCTGGCGACGCCACAAGCGCGTCGCGCCTATACCGCGCGTGAAGAGAAAGCGTTTGGCGATTTAGCCGCGCTGCGCGCGCAGACGCCGGCGCTGCTCGCGCAGGTGAATTCAGATCTGAACGCGCTGGAGCCGCTGGTAGCCGGGCGACAGGCCATTGATACCACCGATTTTATTCTCTTCCCGCTGCTGCGCTCGCTCACGATTGTCAAAGGCGCGGCGTTCGGCCCGCAGGTGAGCGCGTATATCGAGCGCGTGTCGACACAAACGGGAGTGGCGCTGTTAAGCGCCCAGGCGAAATAA
- a CDS encoding putative quinol monooxygenase — MTVPVVAIFVSKPGKEETLEQLFRGVIEKTHAEEGCIVYQLNRDTENPRRFVWTEEWESRELLQKHLQSAHIIHLFSELPKYIETSSVMMLDKLAGGPAK; from the coding sequence ATGACCGTTCCGGTAGTAGCTATTTTCGTCAGTAAACCTGGCAAGGAAGAGACGCTTGAGCAGCTGTTTCGCGGCGTCATCGAAAAAACGCATGCCGAAGAGGGCTGTATCGTGTATCAGCTCAACCGCGACACGGAAAATCCGCGCCGTTTTGTCTGGACGGAAGAGTGGGAAAGCCGCGAACTGCTGCAAAAGCATTTACAGTCGGCGCACATCATTCATCTCTTCTCCGAGCTGCCGAAGTACATCGAAACGTCCAGCGTAATGATGCTCGATAAACTCGCGGGCGGCCCGGCGAAATAA
- a CDS encoding DUF3828 domain-containing protein, with protein sequence MKHRLALVMLFFSASTLAQGDAQTPTQFLKSLYQSYAKGNEPVDFASKGEQQILSDRLLSLVEEDTRLSGGEVGFLDYDPICYCQDWDDLAVDKINVTNSDATHAKATITFRPFRSSPDATTQSFALINEKGRWRIDDIMNGNGSLYKSLQESGQQLRADRTNNDTVSP encoded by the coding sequence ATGAAGCACCGCTTAGCGTTAGTTATGCTGTTTTTTTCCGCCAGCACGCTGGCGCAGGGGGACGCACAGACCCCCACGCAATTTCTGAAATCGCTCTACCAGAGCTATGCCAAAGGCAATGAACCGGTGGATTTTGCCAGTAAAGGCGAGCAGCAGATCCTCTCCGATCGCCTGCTGAGCCTGGTGGAAGAAGATACCCGTCTCTCCGGCGGTGAAGTCGGCTTTCTCGATTACGATCCCATCTGCTATTGCCAGGACTGGGACGATCTGGCCGTGGATAAGATAAACGTCACTAACAGCGACGCCACGCATGCCAAAGCCACGATTACCTTCCGCCCATTCCGCAGCTCACCGGATGCCACCACCCAGAGCTTTGCGTTGATTAACGAGAAAGGCCGCTGGCGCATCGACGACATCATGAACGGCAACGGCAGCCTCTATAAATCGTTGCAGGAGAGCGGCCAGCAGTTGCGCGCCGATCGCACCAATAACGATACCGTCTCTCCCTGA
- the dkgA gene encoding 2,5-didehydrogluconate reductase DkgA, translating into MANPGVIKLHDGNLMPQLGLGVWQATNEDVVTAIHKALEVGYRSIDTAAAYKNEQGVGDALKSAGVARDELFITTKLWNDDQKRPREALEESLEKLQLDYVDLYLMHWPVPAIDRYVEAWKGMIELQQEGLIKSIGVCNFNVEHLQRIIDETGVTPVINQIELHPLLQQRQLHAWNATHKIQTESWSPLAQGGEGVFDQKIIRELADKYGKTPAQIVIRWHLDSGLVVIPKSVTPTRIAENFNVWDFRLDKDELSEIAKLDQGKRLGPDPEQFGG; encoded by the coding sequence ATGGCAAATCCAGGCGTAATTAAGCTGCATGACGGCAACCTGATGCCCCAGCTCGGCCTCGGCGTATGGCAGGCGACTAACGAAGATGTTGTCACCGCGATTCACAAAGCGCTGGAGGTGGGCTACCGCTCCATCGACACCGCCGCGGCCTATAAGAATGAACAAGGCGTGGGCGACGCGCTGAAAAGCGCGGGCGTTGCGCGCGATGAGTTATTCATCACCACCAAGCTCTGGAACGACGATCAGAAGCGTCCGCGTGAGGCGCTGGAAGAGAGCCTCGAAAAGCTGCAACTCGACTATGTGGATCTCTATCTGATGCACTGGCCGGTGCCGGCTATCGACCGCTATGTCGAGGCCTGGAAAGGCATGATTGAGCTGCAGCAGGAAGGACTCATCAAGAGCATCGGCGTCTGTAACTTTAACGTTGAGCATCTGCAACGCATCATCGACGAAACGGGCGTGACGCCGGTTATCAACCAGATTGAGCTGCACCCGCTGCTGCAACAGCGCCAGCTGCACGCCTGGAACGCCACGCACAAGATCCAGACGGAATCCTGGAGCCCGCTGGCGCAGGGCGGCGAAGGCGTATTTGACCAGAAAATTATTCGCGAGCTGGCGGATAAATATGGCAAGACCCCGGCGCAGATTGTGATTCGCTGGCACCTCGACAGCGGCCTGGTCGTTATCCCGAAATCCGTCACCCCGACGCGCATCGCGGAAAACTTTAACGTCTGGGATTTCCGTCTGGATAAAGACGAACTCAGCGAAATCGCGAAGCTCGACCAGGGCAAACGCCTCGGCCCGGATCCAGAACAGTTCGGCGGGTAA
- the yqhD gene encoding alcohol dehydrogenase: MNNFNLHNPTHIAFGKGAISELRALIPADSRVLVTYGGGSVKKTGVLDQVYSALNGLDVLEFGGIEPNPSYETLMNAVELVRKEKVTFLLAVGGGSVLDGTKFIAAAAHYPSSRDPWHILETGGSEITSAIPMGSVLTLPATGSESNKGAVVSRRATGDKQAFHSAHVQPRFAILDPVYTYTLPPRQVANGVVDAFVHTVEQYVTYPVNAKIQDRFAEGILLTLIEEGPKALKEPENYDVRANLMWAATQALNGLIGAGVPQDWATHMLGHELTAMHGLDHAQTLAVVLPALWNEKRNEKRAKLLQYAERVWNITEGSDDERIDAAIATTRRFFETMGTPTRLSDYGLDSSSIPALLAKLEEHGLTALGEHKDITLDVSRRIYEAAR; the protein is encoded by the coding sequence ATGAACAACTTTAACCTCCATAACCCGACCCATATCGCCTTTGGTAAAGGCGCCATCAGCGAACTGCGCGCGCTCATTCCGGCAGACAGCCGCGTGCTGGTGACTTACGGCGGCGGCAGCGTCAAAAAAACCGGCGTGCTCGATCAGGTCTACAGCGCCCTGAACGGCCTTGACGTGCTGGAGTTCGGCGGTATCGAACCCAACCCGTCTTACGAGACGCTGATGAACGCCGTTGAGCTGGTGCGTAAAGAAAAAGTGACATTTTTACTCGCCGTCGGCGGCGGTTCTGTTCTTGATGGCACGAAATTCATCGCGGCCGCCGCGCACTATCCGTCCTCGCGCGATCCGTGGCATATCCTGGAAACCGGCGGTAGCGAAATCACCAGCGCCATCCCGATGGGCTCTGTCCTGACGCTGCCAGCAACCGGCTCAGAATCCAACAAAGGCGCGGTGGTTTCGCGTCGCGCCACCGGTGACAAACAGGCGTTCCACTCCGCGCATGTTCAGCCGCGTTTCGCCATTCTCGACCCGGTTTACACTTACACCCTGCCGCCGCGCCAGGTGGCGAACGGCGTAGTGGACGCTTTTGTTCACACCGTCGAGCAATACGTCACGTATCCGGTGAACGCTAAAATTCAGGACCGCTTCGCGGAAGGCATTCTGCTGACGCTTATCGAAGAAGGCCCGAAAGCGCTGAAAGAGCCGGAAAATTACGACGTGCGCGCCAACCTGATGTGGGCCGCGACTCAGGCGCTGAACGGGCTTATCGGCGCGGGCGTGCCGCAGGACTGGGCAACACATATGCTCGGCCATGAACTGACCGCGATGCACGGCCTGGATCACGCCCAGACGCTGGCGGTCGTGCTGCCAGCGCTCTGGAACGAGAAGCGCAATGAGAAGCGCGCCAAACTGCTGCAATATGCTGAGCGCGTCTGGAATATCACCGAAGGCAGCGATGATGAGCGCATCGACGCCGCGATTGCCACCACCCGCCGCTTCTTCGAAACCATGGGCACGCCAACCCGCCTGAGCGATTACGGTCTGGATAGCAGCTCCATTCCGGCACTGCTGGCGAAGCTTGAAGAGCACGGCCTCACCGCGCTTGGCGAACATAAAGATATTACGCTTGACGTCAGCCGCCGCATTTACGAAGCCGCCCGCTAA
- a CDS encoding AraC family transcriptional regulator, with amino-acid sequence MNRDAICRNITEEIKRLKEKEKTLTFLPPEIRLLYGTTPGARTPVIYQPGIIFLFSGHKTGYLNDKVFRYDPREYLLLTVPLPFECETFATAEEPLAGIRINIDVLQLQALVMEIGEDDHFRPAPCSCGINSGVLTDDILCAVERLLEVLEQPLDARILGKQIVREILYHVLKGPGGGALMALVSRQTHFSLISRAIRRIETRYAESLTVEQLAAEANMSVSAFHHNFKAVTSTSPLQYLKTWRLQKARLLMAHNGMKASAAAMQVGYESASQFSREFKRYFGVTPGEDAARLRALS; translated from the coding sequence ATGAATCGCGATGCAATATGTAGGAATATCACAGAAGAAATTAAGCGCTTAAAAGAGAAAGAAAAAACGCTGACTTTTTTGCCGCCGGAGATACGCCTGCTCTACGGCACGACGCCCGGCGCGCGCACGCCGGTAATTTATCAGCCTGGCATCATATTTCTCTTTTCCGGCCATAAAACGGGTTATCTCAACGATAAGGTTTTCCGTTACGATCCGCGTGAATATCTGCTGCTGACGGTGCCGCTGCCGTTTGAGTGCGAAACCTTCGCCACTGCGGAAGAACCGCTCGCGGGCATTCGCATTAATATTGATGTGCTCCAGCTTCAGGCGCTGGTGATGGAGATTGGCGAGGATGACCATTTCCGGCCCGCGCCGTGCTCGTGCGGGATTAATTCCGGCGTACTGACCGATGACATTCTCTGCGCCGTCGAGCGGTTGCTGGAGGTGTTAGAGCAGCCGCTGGATGCGCGCATTCTTGGCAAACAGATCGTGCGTGAAATTCTCTATCACGTGCTGAAAGGTCCGGGCGGCGGGGCGCTGATGGCGCTGGTAAGCCGCCAGACGCATTTCAGTCTGATAAGCCGCGCGATAAGGCGCATCGAAACCCGCTACGCCGAAAGCCTGACGGTCGAGCAACTGGCGGCGGAAGCCAACATGAGCGTCTCGGCGTTTCACCATAATTTCAAAGCGGTGACCAGCACCTCGCCGCTGCAATACCTGAAAACCTGGCGGTTGCAGAAAGCACGGCTGCTGATGGCGCATAACGGGATGAAGGCCAGCGCAGCGGCGATGCAGGTGGGGTATGAGAGCGCGTCGCAGTTCAGCCGTGAATTTAAACGCTATTTCGGGGTGACGCCGGGAGAGGATGCCGCGCGCCTGCGCGCGCTGTCGTGA
- the yghB gene encoding DedA family general envelope maintenance protein YghB produces MAVIQDIIAALWHHDFAALADPHIVGVVWCVMFATLFLENGLLPASFLPGDSLLLLAGAMIAQGVMDFVPTLVILTSAASLGCWLSYVQGRWLGNTRIVRGWLAQLPAKYHHRATCMFDRHGLLALLTGRFLAFVRTLLPTMAGISGLSNRRFQIFNWLSAVIWVGVVTGFGYALSMIPFVKRHEDQVMTFLMILPIALLVIGLLGALLVVLKKKTQ; encoded by the coding sequence ATGGCTGTTATCCAGGATATTATCGCTGCGCTCTGGCATCACGATTTTGCCGCGCTGGCGGACCCGCACATTGTCGGCGTGGTCTGGTGTGTGATGTTTGCCACGCTGTTTTTAGAAAATGGTCTGCTGCCGGCGTCGTTTCTGCCGGGCGATAGCCTGCTGCTGCTGGCGGGTGCGATGATAGCGCAGGGCGTCATGGATTTTGTGCCGACGCTTGTGATCCTCACGAGTGCTGCCAGCCTCGGCTGCTGGCTGAGCTACGTCCAGGGAAGATGGCTCGGCAATACGCGTATTGTGCGCGGCTGGCTCGCGCAGCTACCGGCGAAATACCATCACCGCGCCACCTGCATGTTCGATCGCCACGGCCTGCTGGCGCTGCTGACCGGCCGTTTCCTGGCGTTTGTGCGCACACTGTTGCCGACGATGGCAGGCATCTCCGGGCTCTCTAACCGTCGCTTCCAGATCTTCAACTGGCTGAGCGCCGTGATTTGGGTCGGCGTGGTGACCGGCTTTGGCTATGCGCTCAGCATGATCCCGTTTGTGAAACGCCATGAAGATCAGGTGATGACGTTCCTGATGATCCTGCCCATCGCGCTGCTGGTTATCGGCCTGCTTGGCGCGTTGCTGGTCGTATTAAAGAAAAAAACGCAGTAA